gaattgtttataaaatttttgacaaagttACACACCTGAATCGTTTGGCGGTGATCTCGAAATACATTTACGCGGACAGTGGCTTTGTTGAACTCTGGATTAGTGGATTGCACTAAACCATAATCAAGATGTTCCTGATATCCCAACGCATCAAATCCTATCGATATACATAGTTTATACATGTTGGAAATGTTTCACATTTAAGCGATAATTATCAAACgaactattttatttaccttTGAAGACAAATTCAAAGAGAGTGTTCAAGTTCTCCGGACTGGGGCTCGAGATGTATATATTAGAGTATCCGAAAGTAATAGCTCCGGCAATGGCAAGTCCCAATGCAGCGGATTTACCGCGTCCTCTAGCTGCGGTCAGCGACACGGTGGATCTCAAAGTTTTTTCGGAAATACACTCGATAAATTTGAGAACTGCCTTCgcctgaaaatatattaaaattttaattgtaatcttGTATTGAACAATTCTCAGCAATTGAATCGTCCAATAAATTACCTGGTCAACCGTCTtgcaacaattaattaatgaggATACGTGTTGAGTGTCTTGCAGACTCTCCTTTAAAACATCTAAACTCGATTGTTCCTCTGAAACATCTGATTTATGCACAGGTTCTATCCTCAGATTGTGAGAAGATAAAGGTAATACATTCAGTTGATCGTCAACAACCAAACATCGAGTACAGGAAGCCAGAGATAGCAAGAATCTCTCGTTAAATCGGCATATTACATCctatattgataaaatgagTAGTGTTATAGTATCGCACATTGTAACAAATCCATTTACAAAATAGCATATTCATACTTTATGAGCTTCCGTGCGAAATCTCTGATGGACATCCATGTTCAGTGTATACAATTGCTTTAAAGAGTTCATAGATTGCAGCAAAAGTACAATGACTCCACCACCCTCGACTGTTTCAACGGTACGTGCCAATAAATTTGGCGTAATTGCTTCAAAATcctgaaattataaaatataatattaggCCAAGGTTAATCAATATGTTAGGAAAAGCAAAATGTATACACACCTGTAATATACACATGCCATACGTGTTAcctaatattttatgtgtttcattataataacaatagcGAATGTTAGTTGATATAACAAACAATTCAAATGGATCATCCTCGTTAACGTCTAATTTGCctgatttgatttttttctgcaaagaCTTCATTCGTTTCTTTCTGTGACTACTAAAACCCAAATCCTTTTTGTAACACCACAACACAGAAGGTCTAGCCTTTACAACTGTCTTGGACAACATGTGGTGCAATAATACAACCTGaaagaaatagtttttttacaaCTAATATAAAgtgaatttataaaagaagtgaaaatatataactatatattaatatatagactgtaataatacaatttgcatataataattaacaactTAATTAATGTACAAGCTGTTTTAACAAGCcagaatgttttttaattgcagTAATTGCTATTTTGTTAATTGCAATAACTGCAATGGTAAGAGCATAAATcaacgttataaataaatatctaaaaattattctgttaattaattttcgaatttattttacatacaatatttacatatgaACATTTTCAGACAAATACTTACTTGATCTCTCGCTTTCTCGCCGACGACGATAAACATCGTTCTGTGTCCCAAAGTGACACCATTTTCTATCAAAACTCTTATGCGGTTGTCTATCTTTTTGCGAAccattttactaaaaatattatttatatatttttaatattgataaactTATTTAACCTCAAAATCTCAGCCACGCGCAAGCAAACACATGTGAGTTCCGCGCTGCTCCGTGCTTCGGCTAGCTTCAGATACCATCAGACATTAGAAAAGAGCAGACATACTATTTCTGTCTCCTTTCTTATGCTTCATTTTAAAGTCATCACACGTAAAAAAGTGTAGTAGTAAACGTAAAGCAAATCGACCAATCACAGCGAGCAGTAATGCAAATCACTGAAGAGACCACTTAGGTCGTACTCTCAGTTGGTTTCTGAACGGCGTTAGTtggtttgtgtgtgtgtgggtgcTCTCGGGTGTAGTTTTTGAACGCAACCAAATGATGGGAAAATGTAGGTTATAATACCACTCGGTACGTGATATACGCGATGAAGCGGATTGATAAACAATACACGATGTAGTTTCGAgaatgaataaaaagaaattgaaatatacgATTAAGTTAGACGATTATTTTTGACGTGTTAATATCGacaaaaaagaatattccGGTTAAAGCAGTTTTCGGTTCGCTTCTCTCACATTTTGtagcttttatttattcgcaGTCTCgaattgttaattttgaatCATGTATTAAAGAGTTCTTTACTGTAAAATTcatctttataatttctatgtaactttataattattctcgtGAAGAAATACAATGATTCGAGAAGTTCTGTTCACTTTGTAAGTAATTACAATTGATGGATTATGtgttctaatattttaaatcatgttattaatttttattatgtattaatatgtaCGGGAAGCTAACATTTGAAGCTCACTCTTCAATACGAAAAATGGTAGAAAAGATTCCACTGCGGAAGACCATCGCTCGATTGGATTTCCCAGCGATTATAAGTTTCGGCAATCCCCTGTTGGATATTTATGTGGTATTGAAGAATGATGAGTTACTTAAGAAGCACAATCTTACAGTGGACGGTGAGACTGAGCTATCCGAAAAGAAAATGCAGGAGTTAATCGCCGATTTACCACCAGAGTTAGTGAATATAATTGCttaaatataagtttgtattataaaatctgaCTTTATAAAAAGCTTTTGATTTGTAGTACTTTGTGTGTGTCTagaatatgtttaatattctttttgttgagaaaattctttgtttatataatgatatggtataatcaatcaaattgtaaaaaagtattatttatataatttatttatataatttatttatataatttatttatagaaatttaatggacttttatgtataaaaaatcacATATAAACATGTTATGCAGAAAATATATAGTGCAAGCATCAATACCCTAagcttttatttgtattatatttatttacaaagtaatatatatgtataatgtgaAAGTTATATtgagtaaatatattatttaataatttcataatctttttatcaaagttatttaagaaaatgataaattttaataacgataattgaataaataggTTACTAGATCAATACAACCACTAATGCTTGTATTTAACAATTCtgatttgataattatacaaaCGTTTTGGTCGTTTTATTCAACCAATTTTAgtgtttaaatcttttaaatatgagaaatttttatgctttttagAACAGAACAAAATACATATCCTGGAGGATCTGCACAGAACACAATGAGAATTTTGCAATGGCTTTGCGACGAAACTCGTGAATTTCAAGTCGGTACTTTTTATGGTGGTCTTGGAAATGATCATAAAGGTTCAGTTTTAGAGAAATTAGTTCGACTTGCTGGAGTGGATGTAAAGTACGTAATTGTATCATATGCACAAAAAGCATTATTGcagaataagataaatttaatttataatattttggatATTTTAGATATGCCGTGCATCCAACTCTACCTACTGGATTATGCGTTGCGCTAGTGCATGATACATCCCGTAGTCTTGTTGCAAATTTAGGTGCAGCTAATGTATATACACTAGACGACCTGAAGAAGACCAATTTGCAATTGGATACTGTAAAGATAATTTACATTGAAGGATATTTTATAACGCATAGCTTAGATGTAGCTCAGGAATTGGTCAAGCAAGCGCGGgagaagaatattattatagcaTTTAATCTTAGtggtttatatatattccagGTATGTattaaacaatgtaaaaattatgtattatataaaaaatagcacGTGTTAGCTATAGTAATGtcaatatataacttttttttaaatttatgatttaaatagtgaatacattattaattcatgtgattttgttttatttttgaaggATCATCATGCAGCAATCTGTGAAATGGTCGGCAACGCCAAAATCGTGTTCGGTAACGCGAGGGAAATGATCGCGTTAGCACAAGCGTTGAACGTGAAATACAACGATGTCACTGATATACCCTTTTTACTGAACAGTTTAAAAAGGATCACAGTCGACATTTCTAGCGCTAATAGCAAGGATTGGTTAGCCGAAGAcggtatatttattatgacgCGCGGTGGATCTGCACCGGCGATTATCGTGTGGGGCAAAGGACAGTCCGTTCAGGTTTGTTTTAATCGAGACAATATATAAACGcgtgcgataaaaaaaatggattctttcatatatatttattttattcaggtGACGCCTATTACGCCGAAAGCACCTATTATGGATACAACGGGTGCTGGAGATGCTTTAGTAGCTGGCTTCTTAGCTGGTGTTTTGGCTCACTGGGATCCAAAGAGTTGCTTGGAATTGGGATGCAAAGTCGCGTCTTACATGATAACCAGACTCGGCGTTACGCTACCTAACAATGTACCTTCTGACTTACTGACATAACGATACGATTTCTTTAGGAAAATTAATGACTAATCGTTACCTGATGTATTCGTAATCGCATAGTTATTTATTGCATCAAAGTTTATTAGCGAATTATCAATTGTTAGAGTGAGAATTAGCATTCCTCATTGATGTTACATTCACGTTgcattagatatttatttgaacgaattatatgaaatatttatgccGCGTGCGTCcgttatgtaaaatataatataatattcatgaaagttttatttattaaagattattgtCATGTGACTTGTATCATTAGATtgtgtatttataaatgcaaCGCTTTTATTGTTATCGATGCACAGTGAAAGATAGATATTAGAGATTCTTCTCCATGATCGTTGCTACAGATCTGTAGTTTAATTGTCCAATGTTGCAATGTGCTAAAAACAAAGTTTGTAACTAACAATGATATCGGTTttcctttctatttttttatgatgtaaAATGTGTCGATATGTAGTTCATATATagattgtatatatatatatatatatatatatatatatatataatatatatatatatatattatatatatatattatatatatatatataaaaaaagaaaatgttttggAATATTAGTGATCGTTTCATCATGATCCTTCATTGTATAGAAGGCATTCCTGTTCCTGTGTGTACATACGTacttaactatattttttaatttgttaattaacatgtgcataataaaataaataaatttttattacttttatttaaatttttctttaatatgatattttatgattGTCTAAATGATAGTGCGGTGATTTTCAAAGTGTGCACCGCGGCGCCCCGGGGTACCGCGGGatattcgaaaattttaataatttcaggCAGTGTTATAACTATAACCAGAGAGAAAactgagagtggacatgcttgcattttacgtgtttctgtgggctagcgcctctatgtgcacaaaacgtgcacattgaactacgtagccaatgtccacgaatcccgtaggtaatgtccacgatcttttgggtctTTTCCGTGCTAcgtccacgactttttgggcggtattcatagtccgttcttatattcaaaatcgtcttaagcacggacttatattcgctctcttcgtcacacatagattgtgtctgacgaagagagcgaatataagtttatacttaaattttggttccgatatgtgctatatctacaagttcggtaatgcatacttgtaaaacatgattacgTATATCAGAGCTCGGCGTTAGTTGCAAATTTCAGCTTGATTCTTGAGACGACGCCTTCCGCTGTCCCACTACCACGCGGCCGCTggccaagatctatagagagaaggttacctccatagacttatataaatagaccCAGCGTTCTGTGA
Above is a genomic segment from Linepithema humile isolate Giens D197 chromosome 6, Lhum_UNIL_v1.0, whole genome shotgun sequence containing:
- the LOC105670602 gene encoding uncharacterized protein, with product MVEKIPLRKTIARLDFPAIISFGNPLLDIYVVLKNDELLKKHNLTVDGETELSEKKMQELIADLPPETEQNTYPGGSAQNTMRILQWLCDETREFQVGTFYGGLGNDHKGSVLEKLVRLAGVDVKYAVHPTLPTGLCVALVHDTSRSLVANLGAANVYTLDDLKKTNLQLDTVKIIYIEGYFITHSLDVAQELVKQAREKNIIIAFNLSGLYIFQDHHAAICEMVGNAKIVFGNAREMIALAQALNVKYNDVTDIPFLLNSLKRITVDISSANSKDWLAEDGIFIMTRGGSAPAIIVWGKGQSVQVTPITPKAPIMDTTGAGDALVAGFLAGVLAHWDPKSCLELGCKVASYMITRLGVTLPNNVPSDLLT